Proteins encoded in a region of the Rickettsia bellii RML369-C genome:
- a CDS encoding alpha/beta fold hydrolase, which translates to MPKTFLIIPSIFNSPEIFFLSRNKSFIENLREQGEVYLIDWLEVKESNYLLDDYVHKIVKVVNDLNVNNINLIGHCIGGNLAIAANIIASKSIKTLTLLTCPWDFSHFFYVKMLHQYLKLDAYVENLPLIPKIHIQILFFLLFPDYFQVKLDKFFSLTSEKEQELAFRIENWLMSGHDIPSSTYNQIMQNILGENMFMNLKWKIDGTVIDPSVINCPVYIVAAKNDQIVPESSILSLQKLFKNSTLIEVPGGHISYLINNKLTELFKSLSFPITR; encoded by the coding sequence ATGCCAAAAACATTTCTAATCATCCCTTCCATTTTCAATTCACCAGAAATATTTTTCTTAAGCCGCAATAAAAGCTTTATAGAGAATTTAAGAGAGCAAGGCGAAGTTTATTTAATAGATTGGTTAGAGGTTAAAGAGTCAAACTATTTATTAGATGATTATGTACATAAAATAGTTAAAGTAGTAAATGATTTAAATGTGAATAATATTAATTTGATAGGGCATTGTATCGGTGGCAATCTTGCAATAGCTGCAAATATAATCGCATCTAAATCTATAAAAACTTTAACTTTACTAACCTGCCCTTGGGATTTTTCTCACTTCTTTTATGTAAAAATGTTGCATCAATATTTAAAGCTAGATGCTTATGTAGAAAATTTGCCCTTAATTCCTAAAATCCATATACAAATTTTATTCTTTCTGCTATTTCCTGATTATTTTCAGGTTAAGCTGGATAAATTTTTTTCCTTAACCTCCGAAAAAGAGCAAGAATTAGCTTTCAGAATTGAGAACTGGCTAATGTCCGGTCACGATATACCAAGTAGCACTTATAATCAGATTATGCAGAATATATTAGGCGAAAATATGTTTATGAATTTGAAATGGAAAATAGACGGCACAGTAATTGACCCAAGCGTAATTAACTGCCCTGTATATATCGTAGCTGCAAAAAATGACCAAATAGTGCCTGAATCTTCTATTTTATCTTTGCAAAAATTGTTTAAAAACTCTACTCTTATAGAAGTACCAGGCGGACATATTAGTTATTTAATAAACAATAAGCTGACAGAGTTATTTAAATCGCTGTCATTCCCGATTACACGGTAG
- the tlc5 gene encoding GTP/GDP exchange transporter Tlc5 produces MLSTSSSRPFKSKFRAAFWPIYNYELGKFIPMSALMFCILFNQNILRILKDSILISEISAEIAGFAKVYCVTPAAALFVIIYAKMINHLTFEKIFYYLTAFFIGFFVLFAFVIYPNIHIFHVHPDYLADWMERYPHFKWYISLIGNWGYIVYYSLAELWPNIFYVLLFWQFANELTTTEEAKRFYTLFSLFGNSSLILVGFLMMNLSSKETIVKHFINISDSKITLVQISTILVTIVAVICCLLIRFISRNVFTNPLFYAKAKSGRSTSERMGIIKSFKYIVKSKYLWLLLICSAAFGFAINLVEAVWKAKIKELYPTVNTYAEFNSLYILWTGVAIMVMTIIGNNVMRMHNWFVAAVISPVIIMVTGVLFFVLIVFDQKILSLFDGAILMSPLALAVSIGGIQNILAKGTKYSIWDTSREMLYIPLDQELKTKGKAAVDVISAKVGKSSSGLVQSIIFTIIPTATFTSISPVLMVVFTFVCLAWIYAVRKIYFEYQKIA; encoded by the coding sequence ATGCTAAGTACCTCATCATCGCGACCGTTTAAAAGCAAATTTAGAGCCGCTTTTTGGCCTATTTATAACTACGAACTCGGAAAATTTATTCCGATGAGTGCCTTAATGTTTTGCATTTTATTTAATCAAAATATTTTACGAATATTAAAAGATAGTATTTTAATTTCTGAAATCAGTGCAGAGATAGCTGGTTTTGCTAAAGTTTATTGTGTTACACCTGCAGCTGCTTTATTTGTAATTATTTATGCTAAAATGATTAATCATCTTACTTTTGAGAAGATTTTTTATTATTTAACTGCATTTTTTATCGGCTTTTTTGTTTTATTTGCTTTTGTTATCTATCCTAATATTCATATTTTTCATGTGCATCCGGACTATTTAGCTGATTGGATGGAACGCTACCCGCATTTTAAATGGTATATATCATTAATAGGCAATTGGGGTTATATAGTATATTACAGCCTTGCCGAGCTTTGGCCTAATATTTTTTATGTATTATTATTTTGGCAATTCGCCAATGAGCTTACTACTACTGAAGAAGCTAAAAGATTCTATACGCTTTTTTCGTTATTCGGTAATTCATCTTTAATATTGGTCGGCTTCTTAATGATGAATTTATCATCTAAAGAGACTATTGTGAAGCACTTTATAAATATTTCTGACAGCAAAATCACTTTAGTACAAATATCAACTATTTTGGTTACAATCGTTGCAGTTATTTGTTGTCTACTAATTCGTTTTATTAGCAGGAATGTTTTTACTAATCCTTTATTTTATGCCAAGGCAAAAAGTGGACGATCAACTTCCGAGCGTATGGGGATCATTAAGAGCTTTAAATATATTGTAAAATCTAAATATTTATGGCTACTTTTAATCTGCTCCGCAGCATTTGGTTTTGCTATTAATTTAGTTGAAGCCGTATGGAAAGCAAAAATTAAGGAGCTATATCCAACTGTTAATACTTATGCTGAATTTAACAGCCTGTATATACTTTGGACCGGCGTTGCTATTATGGTTATGACTATTATCGGTAATAATGTTATGCGTATGCATAACTGGTTTGTTGCTGCTGTAATCTCACCTGTGATAATAATGGTTACTGGAGTTCTGTTCTTTGTCCTTATTGTATTTGATCAAAAAATCCTCTCATTATTTGATGGGGCAATTTTAATGTCACCTCTTGCACTCGCCGTATCTATCGGCGGAATCCAGAATATTTTAGCCAAAGGAACAAAATATTCTATATGGGATACTTCAAGAGAAATGCTATATATTCCCCTCGATCAAGAGTTAAAAACAAAAGGTAAAGCTGCTGTTGACGTGATAAGTGCAAAAGTTGGTAAATCATCAAGTGGGCTTGTACAATCTATTATATTTACCATAATCCCAACTGCAACTTTTACCTCTATTTCACCTGTTCTAATGGTGGTGTTTACTTTCGTATGTCTTGCTTGGATTTATGCGGTAAGAAAAATATATTTTGAATATCAAAAAATCGCGTAG
- a CDS encoding Maf family protein, protein MQYRSKNLPIILASQSPARVELLKRIKITPAQIIPADIDETPNLRESPNHLATRLAYEKATKIASQIEDSAIIIAADTVTALGRRILPKASSAEEVRYCLNILSGRRHRVYTGLCIIKKDKDQLVTRQKIVQTVLKFKRLSEEELNFYCSLDEGIDKAGGCKISGYAEAFISFISGSYSNVMGLPLFETVNSLNSLGFISYK, encoded by the coding sequence ATGCAATATCGATCAAAAAACCTACCTATAATACTAGCATCACAGTCACCTGCAAGGGTTGAGCTTCTTAAAAGAATTAAAATTACACCTGCACAAATTATTCCAGCAGATATAGACGAAACGCCTAATCTACGTGAATCACCAAATCACTTAGCTACAAGGCTTGCTTACGAAAAAGCTACAAAAATTGCCTCTCAAATAGAAGATTCTGCTATTATCATAGCAGCAGATACTGTAACGGCACTTGGAAGAAGAATATTGCCAAAAGCAAGTAGTGCTGAAGAAGTAAGATATTGTCTGAATATATTATCCGGACGTCGTCATCGTGTTTATACCGGTTTATGTATTATCAAAAAAGATAAAGATCAATTGGTCACTAGGCAGAAAATAGTTCAAACAGTCCTGAAGTTTAAAAGATTAAGCGAAGAAGAGCTAAATTTTTATTGCTCGCTAGATGAGGGGATTGATAAAGCTGGTGGATGTAAAATCTCTGGTTATGCCGAAGCTTTCATTTCATTTATTTCCGGCTCTTATTCAAATGTTATGGGACTGCCATTATTTGAAACAGTAAACTCCCTGAATTCTCTGGGATTTATAAGTTATAAATAA
- the infA gene encoding translation initiation factor IF-1 — MSKDDLIQFTGTVIELAPNATFRVKLENGHVIIAHTAGRMRKNRIRILLGDKVTVEMTPYDLTKGRVILRHQS, encoded by the coding sequence ATGTCAAAAGACGATCTCATTCAGTTTACGGGTACAGTAATTGAGCTTGCACCTAACGCTACTTTTAGAGTGAAGTTGGAAAATGGTCATGTAATTATTGCTCACACCGCTGGTAGAATGCGTAAAAATCGTATTAGAATATTATTGGGTGATAAAGTTACAGTAGAAATGACCCCTTACGATTTAACTAAGGGACGTGTAATTCTTCGTCACCAATCTTAA
- a CDS encoding beta strand repeat-containing protein, with protein MDFNGTGATAIIDSEVNITGNIINSVAGGTQNLNFVGDNTVTGSVGGNATGSNPIYALNIQGNNNTLVDLQGDVTVENFNFTSDGMADVGGTLTAISGVNFNNQKGTLIFDGTGGSYVFSSPVISQSAGVITVATNLTVTDPSIADIGVTQIGSTTLPGALTYKINQPNLTLLANGSELTFAQTKSSLTFAAPTQQTIAFSGSIDGFTDGTSNMVLNGTQPLTIKGTTNDKTIGATNKLNNLNVIGNVTASGGANLINIGGFKSLTIAGNSNLTDQGVTSANIASIIIGDSSGASGYILTPTANFNLASDGLKFGNTGSLLTIQSNGDVTANLNGDLDPGISGGGAISLNSTGGTLTITNANNLGIAGSGNLLNTMEFKGTGNITVNPTINTANPITTLLNDTRKCQY; from the coding sequence ATGGATTTTAATGGAACGGGTGCAACAGCAATAATAGATTCCGAAGTTAATATAACGGGTAATATAATTAATTCCGTAGCAGGAGGAACTCAGAACTTGAATTTCGTTGGAGATAATACAGTTACCGGTAGCGTAGGGGGAAATGCTACAGGAAGTAATCCTATTTATGCGTTAAATATTCAAGGTAATAATAATACACTAGTTGATCTTCAGGGAGATGTAACTGTTGAAAATTTTAATTTTACTAGTGATGGTATGGCTGATGTAGGCGGAACATTAACTGCTATATCAGGAGTAAATTTTAATAACCAAAAAGGAACACTTATATTTGATGGGACAGGAGGATCTTATGTTTTTTCAAGCCCTGTTATTAGCCAATCAGCTGGTGTAATAACAGTAGCTACCAATCTTACAGTAACTGATCCTAGTATTGCTGACATTGGAGTTACTCAAATAGGATCAACAACGCTTCCTGGAGCACTTACTTACAAAATTAATCAACCAAATCTTACTCTTTTGGCAAATGGTAGTGAACTTACTTTTGCTCAAACTAAGTCTAGTCTAACTTTTGCTGCTCCTACTCAACAAACTATAGCCTTTAGTGGTAGTATAGATGGTTTTACTGATGGTACTAGTAACATGGTCTTAAATGGTACTCAACCTTTAACTATTAAAGGAACTACCAATGATAAAACTATAGGGGCTACTAATAAATTAAATAATTTAAATGTTATAGGAAATGTTACAGCTTCAGGTGGAGCAAATCTAATTAATATTGGTGGCTTTAAATCTCTTACTATCGCCGGGAATAGTAATCTTACAGATCAGGGTGTTACCTCAGCAAATATTGCTTCTATAATTATTGGTGATAGTAGTGGTGCTTCAGGCTATATACTTACTCCAACAGCAAATTTTAACCTTGCTTCAGACGGTCTGAAATTTGGTAATACCGGTTCTCTATTAACTATTCAAAGTAATGGTGATGTAACAGCCAATTTAAATGGAGATTTAGATCCAGGCATCTCAGGCGGTGGTGCAATTTCATTAAATTCAACTGGTGGCACTTTAACAATAACAAATGCAAATAATTTAGGTATAGCAGGCTCTGGCAATCTTTTAAACACTATGGAATTTAAAGGGACAGGTAATATTACTGTAAATCCAACTATTAATACTGCAAATCCTATTACTACACTTTTAAATGATACTCGGAAATGTCAATACTAG
- a CDS encoding beta strand repeat-containing protein, whose protein sequence is MILGNVNTSINFVAATNLTVNNVTGQMDLAGQAGEIDVNADATVGNIISSNGVVGAAILGNNVKTGDIINVGTVNFNGAGTSNSIQNALAVNFQAAGQVTLTNASSAGTFTIAQSGTVVNAANGVQGDVAAGDGNFNSSLITGNATVGGGTITSNISGTATYTGAGTITATTIGGQTDFDGNEGILNINDTGTVGIVTSSNPTAQAGTVNFLGGATTTAITNVTAVNFNGAGTVKITSPSGPSTFTVNNADAQVNTAASPAALTGTVAAGDGAVFATITGNASVNAGSITGSISKDATITATGQITGNVDGNATVNSGQLTGNTGGNASVGVNGQITGNIGGTATTIGGQTDLAGFAGVLNVNANGTVENVISSNGVVGEAMLGDSVTTGDIINVATVNFAGAGTINSIQNAGAVNFNGPGLVTLTNASSAGTFTIVQDGTVVNDSNGVTGNVVAGDGQFNSNIDGSASVNDGTITGGISQNATITGDGQINGSVGGNADVNAGQLTGDVTGNTTVTTGQMTGNTGGTLSLGAGHVAGNVGNSVTFTAAGGALDTTTVGGEIDFAGNNSTVTVADTGSLTSVTSSTTTAGNVGFAAEANVTGVINNISTIVIEGATGKTVTFGDDISVTSLGFTNGEQLI, encoded by the coding sequence ATGATACTCGGAAATGTCAATACTAGTATTAATTTTGTTGCTGCAACTAATCTCACAGTAAATAATGTTACTGGTCAAATGGATCTTGCTGGACAGGCAGGTGAGATAGATGTTAATGCTGATGCAACAGTAGGAAATATTATAAGCAGCAATGGTGTAGTTGGAGCAGCTATTTTAGGAAATAATGTAAAGACTGGTGACATTATTAACGTTGGTACAGTTAATTTTAACGGGGCTGGGACAAGTAACTCTATTCAGAACGCATTAGCAGTTAATTTTCAAGCAGCAGGTCAAGTTACTTTAACTAATGCTTCTAGTGCCGGAACTTTTACGATTGCTCAAAGTGGGACAGTAGTTAATGCTGCTAATGGGGTTCAAGGTGACGTTGCGGCAGGTGACGGCAATTTTAACTCTAGTCTCATTACCGGTAATGCAACTGTTGGGGGAGGAACAATCACAAGTAATATAAGCGGTACTGCTACCTATACAGGTGCAGGAACTATTACTGCTACAACTATTGGCGGTCAGACTGACTTTGATGGAAATGAGGGTATATTAAATATTAATGACACTGGGACAGTAGGCATTGTTACAAGTAGTAATCCTACTGCCCAAGCTGGAACAGTTAATTTTTTAGGAGGAGCAACAACCACAGCAATTACAAATGTTACAGCGGTTAATTTTAATGGTGCTGGCACAGTTAAAATAACTTCTCCATCTGGTCCAAGCACTTTTACAGTCAATAATGCAGATGCACAAGTTAATACAGCTGCATCGCCTGCTGCTCTTACCGGTACAGTCGCTGCTGGAGATGGAGCAGTGTTTGCTACTATTACAGGAAATGCTTCTGTTAATGCCGGTTCAATAACTGGTAGTATAAGCAAGGATGCAACTATTACCGCTACTGGACAAATTACTGGTAATGTTGATGGTAATGCAACTGTAAACTCTGGTCAGCTTACAGGTAATACTGGCGGTAATGCAAGCGTAGGTGTAAATGGACAAATTACCGGTAATATAGGAGGTACTGCTACAACTATTGGCGGTCAGACTGACTTAGCAGGATTTGCTGGTGTATTAAATGTTAATGCAAATGGAACAGTAGAAAATGTTATAAGCAGTAATGGTGTAGTTGGAGAAGCTATGTTAGGGGATAGTGTAACAACTGGTGACATTATTAACGTTGCTACTGTTAATTTTGCAGGAGCTGGAACAATTAATTCTATTCAGAACGCAGGAGCAGTTAATTTTAATGGACCTGGTCTAGTTACTTTGACTAATGCTTCTAGTGCCGGAACTTTTACTATTGTTCAAGATGGAACAGTTGTTAATGATAGTAACGGAGTTACTGGTAATGTAGTTGCAGGTGATGGTCAATTTAATTCTAATATTGATGGAAGTGCTTCTGTTAATGATGGAACAATAACGGGTGGTATAAGCCAAAATGCAACTATTACAGGTGATGGACAAATTAATGGTAGTGTTGGCGGTAATGCAGATGTAAATGCTGGTCAGCTTACAGGTGATGTAACTGGTAATACAACTGTAACTACAGGACAAATGACTGGTAACACTGGCGGTACTTTATCTTTAGGTGCAGGACATGTTGCCGGTAATGTCGGTAATAGTGTCACGTTTACAGCTGCAGGAGGAGCTCTTGATACTACTACTGTTGGTGGAGAAATTGATTTTGCGGGTAATAATAGTACAGTTACTGTTGCTGATACTGGTAGCTTAACAAGTGTTACAAGTAGTACAACTACCGCAGGTAATGTAGGATTTGCAGCTGAGGCCAATGTTACAGGTGTTATAAATAATATTTCGACAATAGTTATAGAGGGTGCAACAGGTAAAACAGTAACTTTTGGTGATGATATATCGGTAACCTCTCTTGGATTTACTAACGGGGAACAGCTGATTTAA